The Saprospiraceae bacterium genome includes a window with the following:
- a CDS encoding T9SS type A sorting domain-containing protein codes for MRNIKTNILILCMLSGLMNISAQTGNSNGTLTILVNSSFTDTIQSYFPPVFIPTNCSVTQPVSIGGGKFVVTITPNLNFVGNATALCQYFEFKPPFNIQPKFRNYSFNVVTAIVKSTPDFVRFNTDETITIFPLANDYSSTGIYILNNIAQVQYGSATFSGDTIFYTPQPGIEDDYIIYSLKDTLGTSDIGIVYLNRIPASVPQSLNLSFNVTNVQSKLVFLPDAGYSSDVNALPSKGKLSQKSESVYEYTPAKNSIGNDSFRFVDANDNEVLVNVKILNKSPNTSSVVDDVVYTPANTSVTFNVLSNDLSSNFPISQYSSALTLVSPGVFSYTPPTGYTGIKTFTYTVNYGTYQSTGKIFVNVGNFSPQANFTYSFNTVKNKAFVIDYQMPISGYSFEILSATQYGSLEVFDENTTLDLDCHELNGKAIIVYQPYNNYIGSDEFDIRYCINGAQCQNYKVNLQVLNIDADSSCICVGRACVWPGDANGDGRVSISDLLPIGRFMGHSGNSREENSIPLWSGEHSNDWAKVQPNGKNIKYADTNGDGIISEADVESINTHFSHLHNLVPKEDLGIKDYPFMMIPNVTELDSGDLLVLDIIIGSNNTPVADIHGLAFTFNIDPQVIDSSSFDGYFFENSWFSSGNPSLQLIKQPVAGNIHAAFTRTGGLAASGNGIIGQFSIVVDEIDGFKTSDDFIEFRIQTDGIEMEESDGSRFNLEDSYLDLKLKIKKSQPVPTEDKLLMFPNPSGDRVRLHFNGRNMIYTTKVTDLFGNLVLPLKQIHDNQTDIDVSALPSGIYSVQIMTSEGVITKKMNVVH; via the coding sequence ATGAGAAATATTAAGACGAATATATTGATTTTGTGTATGTTATCTGGCCTGATGAATATTTCTGCGCAAACTGGAAATTCAAATGGAACCCTAACTATTCTGGTCAATTCTAGTTTTACGGATACTATACAAAGTTATTTTCCCCCTGTTTTTATTCCTACTAATTGTTCTGTTACACAGCCTGTTTCCATAGGAGGCGGAAAATTTGTTGTCACTATTACCCCTAATTTAAATTTTGTTGGTAATGCAACAGCCCTTTGTCAGTATTTTGAGTTTAAACCACCCTTCAATATTCAACCAAAATTCAGGAATTACAGCTTTAATGTGGTTACTGCAATCGTTAAGTCCACCCCGGATTTTGTTCGTTTCAACACAGATGAAACCATAACGATATTTCCTTTGGCAAATGATTACAGCTCTACCGGAATATACATACTAAATAATATTGCACAGGTACAATATGGTTCTGCTACCTTTAGTGGAGATACCATATTTTATACACCTCAGCCCGGCATAGAAGATGACTATATCATATATTCATTGAAAGATACATTGGGAACATCAGATATCGGAATTGTTTATTTGAACAGGATACCTGCTTCAGTTCCACAAAGTTTAAATCTTAGCTTTAATGTCACAAATGTTCAATCCAAATTGGTATTCTTACCGGATGCCGGCTATTCATCAGACGTAAATGCTTTACCTTCAAAAGGGAAATTAAGTCAAAAAAGTGAGTCAGTTTATGAGTACACGCCTGCTAAAAATTCTATAGGTAATGATAGTTTCAGATTTGTGGATGCAAATGACAATGAAGTATTGGTAAACGTTAAGATTCTTAATAAATCGCCCAATACCAGTTCAGTTGTAGATGATGTGGTGTATACACCTGCCAATACGTCGGTAACTTTTAACGTTTTGTCAAATGATTTAAGTAGTAATTTTCCTATTTCTCAATATTCTTCCGCGTTGACACTTGTCAGTCCGGGCGTTTTTAGCTATACACCGCCCACAGGTTATACAGGAATCAAAACTTTTACCTACACAGTTAACTATGGTACTTATCAAAGTACAGGTAAAATTTTTGTAAATGTAGGTAATTTTTCTCCGCAAGCTAATTTTACTTACTCATTTAATACAGTAAAAAATAAAGCATTTGTTATTGATTACCAAATGCCTATCAGCGGTTATTCTTTTGAAATACTTTCTGCAACACAATATGGTTCTTTGGAAGTATTTGACGAAAATACAACATTGGATTTGGATTGCCATGAATTGAACGGCAAAGCTATCATCGTTTATCAACCTTACAATAATTACATAGGGAGTGATGAATTTGATATCAGATATTGTATAAATGGTGCGCAGTGTCAGAATTATAAAGTTAATCTGCAGGTATTAAATATTGATGCTGATTCATCCTGTATTTGTGTGGGAAGAGCGTGTGTTTGGCCTGGAGATGCTAATGGTGATGGTCGTGTTTCCATATCCGATTTATTGCCAATTGGTAGATTTATGGGTCATTCCGGAAATAGCAGAGAAGAAAATTCTATTCCATTATGGTCTGGTGAGCATTCCAATGATTGGGCAAAAGTACAGCCAAATGGTAAAAATATAAAATACGCAGATACAAATGGAGACGGCATCATCTCCGAAGCAGATGTAGAATCTATAAACACACATTTCAGTCACTTGCATAATCTGGTGCCAAAGGAAGATCTGGGCATCAAAGATTATCCGTTTATGATGATTCCCAATGTGACAGAATTGGATTCAGGTGATTTATTGGTTCTGGATATTATCATTGGGAGCAATAATACGCCGGTAGCGGATATTCATGGGCTCGCATTTACTTTTAATATTGATCCGCAGGTAATTGATTCATCCAGTTTTGATGGTTACTTTTTCGAGAATAGTTGGTTTTCTTCAGGTAATCCAAGTTTGCAATTGATAAAACAACCCGTTGCAGGAAATATTCATGCTGCGTTTACCCGAACAGGAGGACTGGCAGCATCCGGAAATGGGATTATTGGTCAGTTTTCAATTGTGGTTGATGAAATTGATGGATTCAAAACATCGGATGATTTTATAGAATTCAGAATTCAGACAGATGGTATAGAAATGGAAGAGAGTGACGGTTCACGTTTTAATCTCGAGGATAGTTATTTAGATCTGAAATTAAAGATAAAAAAATCACAGCCTGTACCTACTGAAGATAAGTTGCTGATGTTTCCCAATCCTTCAGGGGATAGGGTAAGACTGCACTTCAACGGAAGGAATATGATATACACGACTAAAGTGACAGATTTGTTTGGTAATTTAGTATTGCCATTGAAGCAGATACACGATAATCAAACCGATATAGACGTTTCTGCACTACCTTCCGGGATTTATTCTGTTCAGATCATGACGTCAGAAGGTGTCATCACTAAAAAAATGAATGTAGTTCATTAA
- a CDS encoding LytTR family transcriptional regulator DNA-binding domain-containing protein, with protein MKVVKMVPISEYVTLKMEVDRLTAMVTELTGQLQETQQLNTPSMDKGVFIWSEGKSTFVRIKDIVMMKAESNYSVIYLNNGLQFFTSHTLKYWVEKCKVPQLIRTHKSYVVNYRNVVSIDQHAKTILLEGGHIAPFSRSAKKLISEII; from the coding sequence ATGAAAGTAGTAAAAATGGTGCCGATAAGCGAGTATGTCACACTCAAGATGGAGGTGGACAGACTCACTGCTATGGTGACTGAACTCACAGGCCAGCTTCAGGAGACACAACAGCTCAATACGCCTTCTATGGACAAAGGTGTATTTATCTGGTCTGAAGGTAAGAGTACTTTTGTACGTATAAAAGACATCGTGATGATGAAAGCAGAAAGTAATTATTCTGTTATTTATCTGAATAACGGACTTCAATTTTTCACCTCACATACTTTGAAGTATTGGGTGGAAAAATGTAAAGTTCCGCAACTGATCAGAACACATAAGTCGTATGTGGTCAATTACAGGAATGTAGTTTCTATTGATCAGCATGCTAAAACGATATTATTGGAAGGAGGACATATAGCTCCGTTTTCAAGATCGGCCAAAAAACTGATCTCAGAAATTATTTAA
- a CDS encoding FAD-binding oxidoreductase, with protein sequence MTSKQIQVDYIIVGQGIAGTIIAYLLKKRQKKILVIDNNHEGSASMVAAGIVNPITGKKFVKSWRSDELLPLAKSLYRDMEKDLDIEFLNVRTIIRVLRNPEEENSWFARTGDPEYQQYMSDFADVSNFENKIRPFYGYGEVNNGFQVNIGELVKAWRVHLQKTEEYLSENFDHNKLQIIEETYLYKSIRTTQVIFCEGYKGEQNPFFPSERFAPSKGEALIVRIPGADFEKMIKDKVFIVRLYDDIYWVGSGYEWRAENDTPTEKIRKELITHLNEMLLLEYEIIDHRAAIRPSTKNRRPFISEHPVHKGMYFFNGMGTKGTSMAPFFAMNLIAHIEDGEALDDCL encoded by the coding sequence ATGACATCAAAACAGATACAGGTTGATTACATAATAGTAGGGCAGGGTATAGCAGGAACTATTATTGCCTATCTTCTCAAAAAACGTCAAAAAAAAATATTGGTCATAGATAACAACCATGAAGGTTCTGCTTCAATGGTTGCAGCCGGAATTGTCAATCCCATAACCGGAAAAAAATTTGTCAAAAGCTGGCGTTCAGACGAGTTGCTCCCTTTGGCAAAATCATTATACAGAGATATGGAAAAGGATTTAGATATTGAATTTCTCAATGTGAGAACTATCATCAGAGTACTCCGTAATCCTGAAGAAGAAAATTCCTGGTTTGCCCGAACCGGTGATCCTGAATATCAGCAATATATGTCTGACTTTGCAGATGTATCAAACTTTGAAAACAAAATTCGACCGTTTTATGGTTATGGGGAGGTGAACAATGGATTTCAGGTTAATATCGGCGAATTGGTAAAGGCGTGGAGAGTACATCTCCAAAAAACAGAAGAATATCTATCCGAAAATTTTGATCATAACAAATTGCAGATTATTGAAGAAACTTATCTCTATAAAAGTATCAGGACAACCCAAGTCATTTTTTGTGAAGGGTATAAAGGGGAACAAAATCCTTTTTTCCCTTCTGAAAGATTTGCCCCTTCCAAAGGAGAAGCATTGATTGTAAGAATCCCGGGAGCTGATTTTGAAAAGATGATCAAAGATAAAGTGTTTATAGTCCGTTTATATGATGATATTTACTGGGTAGGTTCCGGGTATGAGTGGCGGGCTGAAAATGATACTCCCACTGAAAAGATCAGAAAGGAATTGATAACTCATTTAAATGAAATGTTACTACTCGAATATGAAATTATAGATCATCGGGCAGCGATACGCCCCAGTACAAAAAACCGAAGACCCTTTATCAGTGAACATCCTGTTCATAAGGGAATGTATTTTTTTAACGGAATGGGGACTAAAGGGACATCCATGGCTCCGTTTTTTGCTATGAATCTCATTGCTCATATAGAAGATGGTGAAGCATTGGACGATTGTCTGTGA
- a CDS encoding MmcQ/YjbR family DNA-binding protein encodes MDIESFTEYCLSKAGVTDSFPFGGDTLVFKVMGKMFALTGLDEIPPKANLKCSPERAIQLREEFEDITPGYHMNKSHWNTVALEGTLDDKLIYDLIDHSYDLVVKGLPANLKLEWSQL; translated from the coding sequence ATGGATATTGAGTCTTTTACTGAATACTGCCTTTCTAAAGCGGGTGTCACGGATTCATTTCCTTTCGGAGGGGATACCTTAGTGTTTAAAGTGATGGGAAAAATGTTTGCTTTAACAGGTTTAGACGAAATACCACCCAAAGCCAATCTGAAATGCAGCCCCGAACGTGCTATTCAATTGCGGGAAGAATTTGAAGATATTACCCCCGGTTATCACATGAATAAAAGCCACTGGAATACCGTAGCACTGGAAGGAACTCTGGACGATAAACTTATTTATGACCTTATCGATCATTCCTATGATTTGGTTGTCAAAGGGTTACCTGCCAACTTAAAGCTCGAATGGAGTCAATTATGA
- a CDS encoding TonB-dependent receptor produces MKWVLLCAILFITITNVCVCQVKEVSVTVLDSKSNLPLIGVNIQLKDNVLVTDFEGVFILEIELLPATLNLTYVGYQSLKLNWINTSDIPKVIFMTESETALDLVTVTGTKFERNISESTISIDIIKPDLLRSTNAATSDAILNKVPGVQVLDGQANIRGGSGYSYGAGSRVMLLIDDIPALQMDAGFPNWNDIPIENLSQIEILKGAASTLYGSAALNGIINFRSAYATSKPETRISAGFTNYLSPKDPEKEWWSDPSRNEGEGGMRYETNLSFVHKQKWEKLDLITSGFYNQLRGFNQNTTNDRGRLNVNLRYRLSDRLSVGLNTLANVGENSSFFLWKNAGSGALQPYQGTVSDRTFQRFYIDPSVTYFDKKDNRHRLLWRVTTINNENNTNQSNSSLNNYGEYQFQRNFENHKLTITTGAVGYWNKTDSEILGDTTFRSTSYAAYVQADKMFFEKLSLSGGLRYEYVSQNSPENFMGTIIKDGIKSDGQLIARFGANYKLAEYTNFRASWGQGYRFPTLTERFVTTSFGNFSIFANPELNPEFGWSSELGVKQGFKLGAFKGFVDVSGFVSEYDDMIEFTFVFEPNRFGFQPQNIGNTRISGYEMGVLGQFMLLGAPINVFGGYTFINPIYKDFDNNDGIRASISGTENVLKYRSKHQLKMDAEVTIHKFRWGVSVQKVSHIINIDRAFESVPPIDFDLFGIGLYRNQNDQGYTLFDTRIIYKAGPVDIAFLLNNILNQEYSLRPALLEAPRNIGLRMDWTF; encoded by the coding sequence ATGAAATGGGTATTATTGTGCGCCATATTGTTTATTACAATCACAAATGTGTGCGTCTGTCAAGTCAAAGAAGTTTCAGTCACTGTTCTTGATTCAAAATCCAACTTACCCCTGATTGGTGTTAATATTCAATTAAAGGATAATGTATTAGTGACTGATTTTGAAGGAGTATTTATTTTAGAGATAGAATTATTGCCTGCGACATTGAATTTGACATATGTGGGTTATCAGAGTTTGAAATTAAATTGGATAAACACTTCTGATATTCCGAAAGTTATCTTTATGACAGAATCAGAAACCGCTCTTGATCTGGTCACAGTAACAGGTACAAAATTTGAAAGAAACATTTCTGAATCTACTATTTCAATAGATATTATCAAGCCTGATCTTTTAAGAAGTACCAATGCTGCCACATCTGATGCCATACTGAACAAAGTGCCTGGCGTACAGGTGTTGGATGGACAGGCCAATATCCGTGGAGGGTCCGGATATTCTTATGGTGCCGGAAGTCGGGTAATGCTTTTGATTGATGACATTCCCGCTTTGCAGATGGATGCAGGTTTCCCCAATTGGAATGATATTCCCATAGAAAATTTGTCACAGATAGAAATTCTCAAAGGTGCCGCTTCGACATTGTATGGTTCCGCTGCATTAAATGGCATTATTAACTTCAGGAGTGCGTATGCTACTTCCAAACCGGAAACAAGAATTTCAGCAGGATTTACTAATTATCTCAGTCCCAAAGATCCCGAGAAAGAATGGTGGTCAGACCCATCCAGAAATGAAGGAGAAGGAGGAATGCGGTATGAAACAAATCTGAGTTTTGTACATAAACAGAAATGGGAGAAATTAGACCTGATTACCAGTGGGTTTTATAATCAGTTACGGGGCTTTAACCAAAATACGACCAATGATCGGGGCAGACTGAATGTTAATCTGAGATACCGGCTCTCTGACCGACTTTCAGTAGGTTTAAATACGCTTGCAAATGTGGGTGAAAACAGCAGCTTTTTCTTGTGGAAGAATGCCGGATCCGGTGCATTACAGCCCTATCAGGGCACCGTTTCTGACCGGACATTTCAAAGGTTTTATATAGATCCGTCCGTGACATATTTTGATAAGAAAGATAACAGACATCGTTTGTTGTGGCGTGTAACAACCATTAATAATGAAAATAATACCAATCAATCCAATAGTTCTTTGAATAATTATGGTGAGTATCAATTCCAAAGAAATTTTGAAAATCACAAATTGACCATAACTACCGGAGCGGTGGGTTACTGGAATAAGACCGATTCAGAAATATTGGGCGATACGACATTCCGATCGACTTCATATGCGGCTTATGTTCAGGCTGATAAAATGTTTTTTGAAAAATTATCATTATCCGGTGGTTTGAGATACGAATATGTTTCTCAAAACAGTCCTGAAAATTTTATGGGAACGATCATAAAAGATGGTATAAAATCGGATGGTCAGTTAATTGCAAGGTTCGGAGCTAATTATAAACTTGCAGAATACACAAACTTTCGTGCATCCTGGGGACAAGGATATCGGTTTCCTACATTGACTGAAAGATTTGTTACTACTTCATTTGGCAATTTTTCCATTTTTGCTAACCCTGAGCTGAATCCGGAGTTTGGCTGGTCATCAGAATTAGGCGTTAAACAAGGTTTTAAGCTTGGTGCATTTAAAGGTTTTGTGGATGTTTCGGGTTTTGTTTCAGAGTATGACGATATGATAGAGTTTACTTTTGTTTTTGAGCCGAACAGATTTGGTTTTCAACCCCAGAATATTGGAAATACCAGAATTTCAGGTTACGAAATGGGTGTATTGGGACAGTTTATGTTGCTTGGCGCACCTATAAATGTTTTTGGGGGATACACTTTTATCAATCCCATTTATAAAGATTTTGACAACAATGATGGTATCAGAGCCAGTATCTCAGGAACTGAAAATGTATTGAAGTACCGTTCAAAACACCAGTTGAAAATGGATGCTGAAGTGACAATTCATAAATTCAGATGGGGCGTTTCTGTTCAAAAAGTTAGCCATATCATTAATATCGACCGGGCATTTGAGTCCGTTCCTCCGATTGATTTTGACCTGTTTGGCATCGGATTATACAGAAATCAAAACGACCAGGGATATACACTTTTCGATACCAGAATTATCTATAAAGCGGGTCCTGTGGATATTGCATTTCTCTTGAATAATATTCTCAACCAGGAATATTCATTAAGACCGGCATTGCTCGAGGCACCCAGAAATATCGGTCTGAGAATGGATTGGACGTTTTGA
- a CDS encoding metallophosphoesterase: MNKICILSDLHISDKNNFPMQIDTRVNFVKVLNNVQIQNPGFIILAGDLCHTSGDREIYHWIKEKMDFCRIPYKVIAGNHDDAVLISEIFGFESDAQSNELYYGIEWGGRNILFLDSSKAYFQQNQWEWLENQIAFATSKNIFLIMHHPPVKCYSIQLEPKYAFEQTVEFIALCSKYPEKDFHIFCGHYHLERTVSIQNITVYITPSTFVQVDPDAIDFVPLHPYVGYRELFFDTQGTIITNCRYI; encoded by the coding sequence TTGAATAAGATATGTATATTATCTGATTTGCATATATCAGATAAAAATAATTTTCCGATGCAAATCGATACGAGAGTTAATTTTGTAAAAGTTTTGAATAATGTACAGATTCAGAATCCTGGTTTCATTATTTTGGCGGGTGATTTGTGTCATACATCCGGTGACAGAGAAATCTATCACTGGATTAAAGAAAAGATGGATTTCTGCCGAATCCCATATAAAGTAATAGCCGGGAATCACGATGATGCTGTTTTGATAAGTGAAATTTTTGGGTTTGAGTCAGATGCCCAATCAAATGAATTGTATTATGGAATAGAGTGGGGAGGGAGAAATATCCTGTTTTTAGATTCATCAAAGGCATATTTTCAGCAAAATCAATGGGAATGGTTAGAAAACCAAATTGCTTTTGCAACTTCAAAGAACATTTTTTTAATCATGCACCACCCACCTGTGAAATGTTATTCAATACAGTTGGAGCCAAAATATGCATTTGAGCAGACAGTAGAATTTATAGCGCTTTGCAGCAAATATCCGGAAAAAGACTTTCATATATTTTGTGGCCATTATCATTTGGAACGGACTGTTTCAATCCAGAATATTACAGTATATATTACACCGTCCACATTTGTGCAGGTAGATCCGGATGCTATTGATTTTGTACCTTTACATCCTTACGTGGGTTACAGAGAACTGTTTTTTGATACCCAAGGAACAATCATAACTAACTGCCGATATATCTGA
- the ribA gene encoding GTP cyclohydrolase II, protein MKKQVQAHLPSIWGDFDLKAYSSNPNDNQAHLALVHKEVNIHFPVTVRIHSECLTGDLFGSTRCDCGEQLAESLRIIGENKGVLIYLRQEGRGIGLINKLKAYNLQDQGLNTIDANVHLGFEPDQRDYDMAVFILKELGIKSIDLLTNNPEKLNAINLSEIILNSRVPLVVPPRENNKAYMDVKQEKMGHLLKI, encoded by the coding sequence TTGAAAAAGCAGGTACAGGCCCATCTCCCTTCTATCTGGGGAGATTTTGACCTGAAGGCGTATTCATCCAATCCAAATGATAATCAGGCTCATTTAGCTTTGGTGCATAAAGAAGTAAATATTCATTTTCCTGTTACGGTTCGTATTCATTCTGAATGTTTGACAGGAGATTTATTTGGTTCTACCAGATGTGATTGCGGAGAACAATTGGCTGAATCACTTCGCATTATAGGAGAAAACAAGGGTGTTCTTATCTACCTGAGACAAGAGGGCAGAGGGATCGGGCTGATCAATAAATTGAAAGCATATAATCTCCAGGATCAGGGACTAAATACCATCGACGCCAATGTTCATCTGGGTTTTGAACCTGATCAACGGGATTACGACATGGCAGTATTTATTTTGAAGGAGTTGGGGATAAAAAGTATTGATTTACTCACCAATAATCCGGAAAAACTCAATGCTATAAATCTATCTGAAATCATTTTAAACAGCAGAGTGCCTTTAGTAGTCCCACCCAGAGAAAACAATAAGGCATATATGGATGTCAAACAGGAAAAGATGGGGCATCTACTGAAAATTTAA